One Dasania marina DSM 21967 DNA segment encodes these proteins:
- a CDS encoding NAD-dependent succinate-semialdehyde dehydrogenase, whose amino-acid sequence MFNIINPTSGKFLHEYPALTEGEMRATIESAQSAFQQWKQRSFAARAEVLLAVARIMHEEEERLAIMMCDEMGKPITEGRGEVKKAASCAVHYAEHAEAYLAERELLSDASRSYVQHLPLGPVLGILPWNAPLWLAFRFCAPALMAGNTCLMKHDPHVPAVAAAIADIFTSAGAAAGVMQNLPLINNDVAAAIQHPFVRAVSFTGSSAAGAKVAALAAAEIKPVVLELGGSDPAIVLADADLEKAADVLTLSRTINAGQSCIAAKRFIVEDSVHDDFVGLLKTRFAALTMGDPKNETTKIGPLARADLRDNLARQVEQTVAAGARCLLGGAAPATPGHFYPPTLLVDVTNDMVACREETFGPVAVVLKATDAEQAITIANDSEYGLAASVWTSTERGEQIAKRLEAGQVAVNGIVKTDPRLPSGGTKRSGLGKELGPHGIMEFVNTQQVWLGPVKT is encoded by the coding sequence ATGTTTAACATTATTAATCCAACATCAGGTAAGTTCTTGCACGAATATCCAGCCTTAACCGAAGGCGAAATGCGTGCAACAATAGAGAGCGCCCAATCAGCTTTTCAGCAATGGAAGCAGCGTAGCTTTGCCGCGCGTGCAGAAGTATTGCTTGCCGTTGCGCGCATCATGCATGAAGAGGAAGAGCGACTGGCGATTATGATGTGCGACGAAATGGGTAAACCTATTACCGAAGGCCGTGGCGAAGTTAAAAAAGCCGCGTCCTGCGCAGTGCATTACGCTGAACATGCAGAGGCCTATCTGGCAGAGCGCGAACTATTATCGGATGCTAGCCGTAGTTATGTGCAGCATCTACCGCTAGGCCCAGTGCTGGGAATTTTGCCCTGGAATGCGCCGTTGTGGTTGGCATTTCGTTTTTGTGCACCGGCCTTAATGGCGGGTAACACCTGCCTGATGAAGCATGATCCGCATGTACCTGCGGTTGCTGCGGCCATTGCCGATATATTTACCAGTGCAGGTGCTGCTGCAGGTGTCATGCAGAATTTACCCTTGATAAATAACGATGTTGCCGCAGCAATTCAACATCCTTTCGTCCGTGCAGTGTCGTTTACCGGCTCCAGTGCCGCCGGTGCCAAAGTGGCGGCGTTGGCTGCCGCTGAAATTAAACCTGTAGTGCTTGAACTAGGTGGTTCCGATCCTGCGATTGTATTAGCGGATGCCGATTTAGAGAAAGCGGCTGATGTATTAACTTTATCGCGCACCATTAATGCAGGGCAATCCTGTATTGCTGCGAAGCGGTTTATTGTTGAGGATAGTGTGCACGATGATTTTGTTGGACTATTGAAAACCCGCTTTGCAGCATTAACCATGGGTGATCCAAAAAACGAAACCACTAAAATCGGTCCCTTGGCTAGAGCTGATCTACGCGACAATCTAGCTAGGCAAGTCGAGCAAACCGTTGCCGCCGGTGCGCGATGCTTGCTAGGCGGTGCAGCGCCAGCAACACCTGGGCATTTTTATCCACCCACCTTACTGGTGGATGTGACCAACGACATGGTGGCATGCCGGGAGGAAACTTTTGGCCCGGTAGCCGTAGTACTGAAAGCGACAGATGCTGAACAGGCAATTACAATCGCGAATGATAGCGAATATGGCTTGGCTGCATCCGTATGGACGTCAACCGAACGCGGCGAGCAAATTGCGAAGCGTTTAGAGGCAGGGCAAGTCGCAGTCAATGGCATAGTTAAAACAGACCCGCGGTTGCCCAGCGGCGGAACCAAACGCTCAGGCCTAGGCAAAGAGTTAGGGCCGCACGGCATAATGGAATTTGTTAATACCCAACAGGTTTGGCTAGGTCCGGTTAAAACTTAA